A region from the Streptomyces tsukubensis genome encodes:
- a CDS encoding cation:proton antiporter, protein MHPETLILIMAAAVLAPLLAHAAGRWIRVPLVVFEIVLGILIGPDVLGWARPDAVVDTLSHLGLAMLIFLAGYEIDWGAVRGDTLSRALWAWLVALALGLGVALALTGGETATAVVIGTALTSTALGTVLPVLRDSGDLKGRFGTVMLAFGAVGEFGPIIAMALLLSGRRPAESVALLAGFAVVTAVAVLWALRPRPPWFSRVVRETLHSSGQFAVRFVMLLLVSMLALSAVFGLDTLLGAFAAGVLTRIVLDRAAPESSGEVVGRIEAIGFGFLVPLFFVVTGIEFDLASLLSGGRALALLPLFLVLFLLVRGVPAALLAPRDLGRGDRRALGLFCATCLPLVVAITTIGLDRGTVTPGESAALVGAAMVSVLLFPQSALRLRAGRGKAPRAALRGEGSEAW, encoded by the coding sequence ATGCATCCGGAAACGCTCATTCTGATCATGGCCGCCGCCGTGCTCGCGCCCTTGCTGGCCCATGCCGCGGGACGGTGGATCCGGGTCCCCCTGGTCGTCTTCGAGATCGTGCTGGGCATCCTCATCGGGCCGGACGTCCTCGGCTGGGCACGACCGGACGCCGTGGTGGACACCCTCTCGCACCTCGGCCTGGCGATGCTGATCTTCCTGGCCGGGTACGAGATCGACTGGGGGGCCGTCCGCGGTGACACGCTCAGCCGCGCGCTGTGGGCCTGGCTGGTCGCGCTGGCGCTCGGCCTGGGTGTCGCCCTTGCGCTGACGGGCGGTGAGACGGCGACCGCCGTGGTCATCGGTACCGCGCTCACCAGTACGGCGCTGGGGACGGTCCTTCCGGTACTGCGGGACTCCGGCGATCTCAAGGGCCGGTTCGGAACCGTGATGCTGGCGTTCGGTGCGGTGGGCGAGTTCGGGCCGATCATCGCGATGGCGCTGCTGTTGAGCGGCCGCAGACCCGCCGAGTCCGTCGCCCTGCTCGCGGGGTTCGCCGTGGTGACGGCGGTGGCGGTGCTGTGGGCACTGCGCCCTCGCCCGCCCTGGTTCTCGCGGGTGGTGCGGGAGACGTTGCACAGCAGCGGCCAGTTCGCCGTCCGGTTCGTGATGCTGCTGCTGGTGTCGATGCTGGCGCTGTCGGCGGTGTTCGGTCTGGACACGCTGCTCGGGGCGTTCGCGGCGGGCGTGCTGACCCGGATCGTCCTCGACCGCGCGGCGCCCGAGAGTTCCGGGGAGGTGGTCGGCCGGATCGAGGCGATCGGCTTCGGGTTCCTGGTGCCGTTGTTCTTCGTGGTCACGGGGATCGAGTTCGACCTGGCGTCGCTGCTGTCCGGCGGGCGCGCACTGGCGCTGCTGCCGCTGTTCCTCGTGCTGTTCCTGCTGGTACGGGGGGTGCCGGCGGCGTTGCTGGCACCGCGGGACCTCGGGCGCGGCGACCGCCGGGCGCTGGGCCTGTTCTGTGCCACCTGTCTGCCGCTGGTGGTGGCCATCACCACCATCGGGCTCGACCGGGGAACCGTCACACCGGGTGAGTCCGCGGCGCTCGTCGGGGCGGCCATGGTCTCGGTCCTGCTCTTTCCGCAGTCGGCGCTGCGGCTGCGGGCCGGGCGCGGCAAGGCTCCCCGGGCCGCGCTGCGGGGCGAGGGCTCCGAGGCCTGGTGA
- a CDS encoding EstA family serine hydrolase translates to MSDIQQQIQQAADHLVDSGAERGLQIAVYHRGVQVVEVAAGTADPATGRPVTPGTVFYNYSIGKAATATVVHVLAGRGLFGYDTPVAELWPAFAAHGKEEVTVRQVLDHTAGVPGLPLDTTVEDICDWERITARVADEQLWWQPGEAMGYHAYTFGYILGEVVRRVTGKPVSQVLAEDVAGPLGFADELYFGMPVAEHGRLAVLEDRPGAAEMLAGLPEDLPMFKAGPVSLMPTAALGNRTDVLAADIPAGAKTSARAVATMYAALLGSLPGHTLISPQRLHEATSVSSSGPDRVFGPDSTWGLGYALGLPGRENTTGSVFGMAGAGGSYAFGDTEHGIAFALTKNRLDMDFDTLEGIVPLVYRALADQPG, encoded by the coding sequence ATGAGCGATATCCAGCAGCAGATTCAGCAGGCCGCCGACCATCTGGTGGATTCGGGGGCCGAACGCGGCCTCCAGATCGCCGTCTACCACCGGGGCGTTCAGGTCGTGGAGGTGGCCGCAGGTACCGCCGACCCAGCCACGGGACGCCCGGTCACGCCGGGGACGGTCTTCTACAACTACTCCATCGGCAAGGCCGCCACGGCGACCGTGGTCCATGTGCTCGCCGGGCGCGGACTGTTCGGGTACGACACTCCGGTGGCCGAGCTGTGGCCCGCCTTCGCCGCCCACGGCAAGGAGGAGGTGACGGTCCGGCAGGTACTGGACCACACGGCGGGCGTACCCGGGCTCCCGCTCGACACCACGGTCGAGGACATCTGCGACTGGGAGCGGATCACCGCCCGGGTCGCCGACGAGCAGCTCTGGTGGCAGCCGGGCGAGGCGATGGGGTACCACGCCTACACCTTCGGCTACATCCTCGGGGAAGTGGTGCGCCGGGTCACCGGGAAGCCGGTCTCCCAGGTGCTGGCCGAAGACGTCGCGGGGCCGCTGGGCTTTGCCGACGAGCTGTACTTCGGCATGCCGGTGGCGGAGCACGGCCGGCTCGCGGTGCTGGAGGACCGGCCCGGAGCCGCGGAGATGCTCGCCGGGCTGCCCGAGGACCTGCCCATGTTCAAGGCGGGCCCGGTGTCACTGATGCCGACCGCCGCGCTCGGCAACCGCACCGACGTCCTGGCCGCCGATATCCCGGCGGGCGCCAAGACCTCGGCCCGCGCCGTCGCGACGATGTACGCGGCACTGCTGGGCTCCCTGCCCGGGCACACCCTGATCTCACCGCAGCGGCTGCACGAGGCCACCTCGGTGTCGTCGAGCGGACCCGACCGGGTGTTCGGCCCCGACAGCACCTGGGGTCTCGGGTACGCCCTCGGACTCCCCGGCCGCGAGAACACGACGGGCAGCGTCTTCGGCATGGCGGGCGCGGGCGGCAGTTACGCCTTCGGGGACACGGAGCACGGCATCGCCTTCGCCCTGACGAAGAACAGGCTGGACATGGACTTCGACACCCTCGAAGGGATCGTGCCGCTCGTCTACCGGGCACTGGCGGACCAGCCGGGCTGA
- a CDS encoding SPW repeat protein, with amino-acid sequence MADVSHRGAHREDLADHPDITEMRDRYARVLGGRDVALVDGPLFLVGLACAISPWIVHFSASQPALATHNLIMGVAIVVLALGFTVMPQRMYGLSWAMCVMGAWMIIAPWVVGTNPDKGVIWTNAVLGGLTFLLGLACTAAAMRSGRTRHT; translated from the coding sequence ATGGCCGACGTCTCACACAGGGGAGCACACAGGGAAGATCTGGCGGATCATCCCGACATCACGGAAATGCGGGACCGCTATGCCCGCGTGCTCGGCGGGCGGGACGTTGCGCTCGTCGACGGACCGCTGTTCCTGGTCGGCCTGGCCTGCGCGATCTCGCCGTGGATCGTCCACTTCTCGGCCAGTCAGCCCGCTCTTGCGACGCACAACCTCATCATGGGCGTCGCGATCGTGGTGCTCGCGCTCGGATTCACGGTCATGCCCCAGCGGATGTACGGCCTGAGCTGGGCCATGTGCGTCATGGGCGCCTGGATGATCATCGCGCCGTGGGTCGTGGGCACCAACCCCGACAAGGGGGTCATCTGGACCAACGCCGTTCTCGGCGGTCTGACCTTCCTGCTCGGACTGGCGTGTACGGCGGCGGCGATGCGCAGCGGCCGGACACGGCACACCTGA
- a CDS encoding DUF6296 family protein: MEYAEVYELVFRASTAEDDVVVVHRTDRAGAGGHPVYEDDTGIVRAEITPGGEVRMLASGGHQAPGLPVTVRPLTA; encoded by the coding sequence ATGGAGTACGCAGAGGTATACGAACTCGTCTTCCGCGCGTCCACCGCCGAGGACGATGTCGTCGTGGTGCACCGTACCGACCGCGCGGGAGCGGGCGGCCATCCGGTGTACGAGGACGACACGGGCATCGTCCGGGCGGAGATCACCCCGGGCGGCGAGGTCCGGATGCTGGCCAGCGGCGGGCACCAGGCCCCGGGACTGCCGGTGACCGTACGGCCGCTCACCGCCTGA
- a CDS encoding DUF2470 domain-containing protein: MRWFNAPLAQPTSAERIRTILTAADSMTVVTDEGRAEVSRLGGGGVAEHIHLHPVDHGAEGRGPAGPGIARAVLEFTDIAPTPVRDRVRARVLLTGWLLPEGEHRGSDGSRCMEFEHAVLERAGERTSVGLRELMEAETDPLSTCEAGMLTHMTDDHGDLVDVLLRLAEPRRADAVRRALPLAIDRYGITLRLEYADAHEDVRLGFASPVRDPDQAGERIRALVDSAHGRFRGRLLRDS, translated from the coding sequence ATGCGCTGGTTCAACGCCCCCCTCGCCCAGCCCACGAGCGCGGAGCGGATCAGGACGATCCTGACGGCGGCCGACTCGATGACGGTGGTGACGGACGAGGGGCGTGCGGAGGTGTCCCGGCTCGGCGGCGGGGGCGTGGCGGAGCACATCCATCTGCACCCCGTCGACCACGGTGCCGAGGGGCGGGGTCCGGCCGGCCCCGGGATCGCCCGGGCCGTACTGGAGTTCACCGATATCGCCCCCACTCCGGTACGGGACCGGGTCCGGGCCCGGGTCCTGCTCACGGGGTGGCTGCTGCCGGAAGGGGAGCACCGGGGCTCGGACGGCAGCCGCTGCATGGAGTTCGAACATGCGGTACTCGAACGGGCGGGCGAGCGGACGAGTGTCGGGCTGCGGGAGCTGATGGAGGCGGAGACCGATCCGCTGTCCACGTGCGAGGCGGGCATGCTCACGCATATGACCGACGACCACGGCGACTTGGTGGACGTCCTGCTGAGGCTGGCGGAGCCGCGGCGGGCCGACGCGGTCCGGCGGGCGCTGCCGCTGGCGATCGACCGCTACGGCATCACGCTCCGCCTGGAGTACGCCGATGCCCACGAGGACGTCCGGCTCGGATTCGCCTCGCCGGTCCGGGACCCCGATCAGGCCGGTGAGCGGATCCGCGCTCTGGTGGACAGCGCACACGGCCGGTTCCGTGGACGGCTGCTGCGGGACTCCTGA